One region of Kazachstania africana CBS 2517 chromosome 3, complete genome genomic DNA includes:
- the VPS68 gene encoding Vps68p (similar to Saccharomyces cerevisiae VPS68 (YOL129W); ancestral locus Anc_3.40) gives MEGEQRAGLFRVPFHIPSFHGLRTLGVYLSGILYALGFWIFLDAVLYSKHANASDLHVTFIDWIPFLCSTLGMVIVSAIEKNRLMDYNNGDFGGNEAIIWQARTVLFLGLALLAGGLSGSIVVLIIKFVIKDYTTYPTVGMGINNVLGNIFILLSCVVLWIAQNAEDEYSYSLTI, from the coding sequence ATGGAAGGCGAACAACGTGCTGGCTTATTCCGTGTACCATTTCATATCCCATCATTTCATGGATTACGAACTCTTGGAGTATATTTATCCGGTATATTATACGCATTAGGGTTCTGGATCTTTCTAGATGCCGTACTATATTCAAAACATGCAAATGCATCGGATCTGCATGTTACGTTCATTGATTGGATCCCATTTTTATGCAGTACGCTTGGTATGGTTATTGTTAGtgcaattgaaaaaaataggTTGATGGATTACAATAATGGTGATTTTGGTGGTAATGAAGCGATTATTTGGCAAGCTAGAACCGTATTATTCCTGGGTTTGGCGTTATTAGCCGGTGGTTTATCAGGTTCTATTGTTGTTTTGATTATCAAGTTTGTAATTAAGGATTATACAACGTATCCTACGGTCGGCATGGGTATAAATAATGTGCTGggaaatatcttcattttattAAGTTGTGTGGTATTATGGATTGCACAAAATgctgaagatgaatatTCTTATTCTTTAACTATTTAA
- the ALR1 gene encoding Mg(2+) transporter ALR1 (similar to Saccharomyces cerevisiae ALR1 (YOL130W); ancestral locus Anc_3.38): MDSSNSSVQSSPNLSPTTSLVDSLTSLKTEEHNELYDHRQHPDFTLNNNHHDQASLDLKNTRSPNNNNDDDSHSSTPPSQRRMALDDADPVIQAAAAATITENTPSTPANSAAPILQHHRSTQDVNVKYNNTNSTNNNASLPLPRRLSKAQSLHSRTARQRANSTVSSSAVSNMKTLSDKSSEINLDNTNMNGQRRRTSFDSDSSQASRESQETEEDVCFPMEPQYHTRINGIDFDELEEFVQQSLEKNSHLINKYYYNNVNNDAIATSISSGSNSNSSAAKLKYTPRLSHDTTTSTSSQPNLGVSFANNKVEGEDASVPANFGDQSNGFASIPIPDRFSFFSSDSDETVHATDIPSLVSDGTSFYDLFRGGEPTWWLDCSCPTDDEMRCIAKAFGIHPLTAEDIRMQETREKVELFKSYYFVCFHTFENDKESEEFLEPINVYLVVFSTGILTFHFGPISHSANVRRRVRQLRDYVNVNSDWLCYALIDDITDSFAPVIQSIEYEADAIEDSVFLARDIDLSLMLQKIGEGRRKTMTLMRLLSGKADVIKMFAKRCQDEANGIGPALTSQINIANLQATLNNTNNNSSNLTNNSYYVPPNRAQPRADIAMYLGDIQDHLLTMFQNLSAYEKIFARSHSNYLAQLQLESFNANHRVTEMLGKVTIIGTMLVPLNVITGLFGMNVTVPGQDKGNLAWWFGILGVLLFLAFVGWLAATWWISSTENPTTLNEAAESGAKSIITKVLPRRRAGDNSSNNNRPRSIASLATKYTRYD; this comes from the coding sequence ATGGACTCTTCAAATAGTTCTGTTCAATCATCCCCAAATTTATCACCAACTACTTCCTTGGTCGATTCATTGACATCACTAAAAACTGAAGAACATAATGAATTATACGATCATAGACAGCATCCAGATTTCactttgaataataatcaCCATGATCAAGCGAGTTTAGACCTCAAGAACACGAGATCTCCAAACAATAACAATGACGATGATTCACATTCTAGTACTCCTCCAAGTCAACGTAGAATGGCTCTAGACGATGCAGATCCTGTTATTCAAGCTGCTGCTGCCGCAACAATAACTGAAAATACACCATCCACACCAGCAAACTCTGCCGCCCCAATATTACAACATCATCGTTCTACACAAGATGTAAATGTGAAATACAACAATACTAATAGTACAAACAACAATGCCTCTTTACCACTGCCACGTAGACTTTCTAAAGCACAATCACTACACTCTAGAACCGCAAGACAAAGAGCAAATTCCACTGTCTCATCTTCAGCGGTCTCTAATATGAAAACGTTGTCGGATAAATCATCAGAGATCAACCTAGATAACACCAATATGAATGgtcaaagaagaagaaccTCGTTCGATAGTGACAGCTCACAAGCATCCAGAGAATCGCAAGAgactgaagaagatgttTGTTTCCCCATGGAACCACAATATCATACCAGAATTAATggtattgattttgatgaattagagGAATTTGTACAACAatctttggaaaaaaatagtcATTTGATAAACAAATACTATTACAATAATGTTAATAATGATGCGATCGCAACTAGTATTTCGAGTGGTAGTAATAGCAACAGTTCTGCagcaaaattaaaatataCTCCAAGATTATCCCATGATACAACTACATCAACTTCATCTCAACCAAATTTGGGTGTCTCGTTTGCGAACAATAAAGTTGAAGGTGAGGATGCCTCAGTTCCAGCTAATTTTGGTGACCAGTCAAATGGTTTTGCCTCGATTCCAATCCCTGATagattttcatttttttcctcaGATTCGGATGAAACCGTCCATGCTACTGATATACCTTCTTTAGTATCTGATGGGACATCCTTTTATGACCTCTTTAGAGGTGGTGAACCAACGTGGTGGTTAGACTGTAGTTGTCCaactgatgatgaaatgcGTTGCATTGCAAAAGCATTTGGTATTCATCCTTTGACAGCAGAAGATATCAGAATGCAAGAAACTAGAGAGAAAgttgaattattcaaatcctattattttgtttgtttCCATACCTTTGAAAACGATAAAGAATCTGAAGAATTCTTAGAACCAATTAATGTCTACTTAGTCGTCTTCAGTACCGGTATCTTAACCTTCCATTTTGGTCCAATTTCACATTCGGCTAATGTTAGAAGACGTGTAAGACAACTTAGAGACTATGTTAATGTTAATTCTGACTGGTTATGTTATGCTCTTATTGATGACATTACCGATAGCTTCGCCCCAgtaattcaatcaattgaGTATGAAGCAGATGCTATAGAAGATTCTGTCTTTCTAGCCAGAGACATAGACCTTTCACTTATGTTACAAAAGATTGGTGAAGGTAGACGTAAGACAATGACTTTAATGAGACTTCTAAGCGGTAAAGCGGATGTTATTAAAATGTTCGCAAAAAGATGTCAAGATGAAGCAAATGGTATTGGACCAGCTTTAACTTCTCAAATAAATATTGCAAATTTACAAGCTACTTTAAACAATACCAACAATAATAGTAGCAATTTGACTAATAACAGCTATTACGTTCCACCAAATAGGGCACAACCAAGAGCAGATATTGCCATGTATCTTGGTGATATTCAAGATCATTTGCTCACtatgtttcaaaatttgagtgcttatgaaaaaattttcgcAAGATCACATTCCAATTATTTAGCGCAATTACAACtagaatctttcaatgctAATCATAGAGTTACTGAAATGCTAGGTAAGGTGACAATCATTGGTACTATGTTAGTTCCACTAAATGTTATTACAGGCCTTTTTGGTATGAATGTCACCGTGCCTGGTCAAGATAAGGGCAACCTCGCATGGTGGTTTGGTATTTTGGGTGTTTTGCTATTCTTAGCCTTTGTTGGTTGGTTGGCTGCAACTTGGTGGATTTCATCTACAGAAAATCCAACCACTTTGAATGAAGCTGCTGAAAGTGGtgcaaaatcaataattaCAAAAGTCCTACCAAGAAGAAGGGCAGGTGACAATAGTAGTAATAACAACCGCCCACGTTCGATTGCAAGTTTAGCAACTAAATATACTCGTTAtgattga
- the GAS4 gene encoding 1,3-beta-glucanosyltransferase (similar to Saccharomyces cerevisiae GAS4 (YOL132W); ancestral locus Anc_3.34) gives MMFRGLLILAYFCFSCIFVSAASINPIGISGKRFVDTVTGEPFFIKGVDYQPGGSSEVNSAQDPLSDPDTCARDIILFQELGINTVRIYSVNPELNHDECMTMLGMAGIYLILDVNSPLENQHLNRYEPWTTYNQDYLEHVFQVVEQFSGYNNTLGFFAGNEVINDKRSAQYSPPYVKQLIGDMKTYINQHCDRDIPVGYSAADDLKYRVPLSKYLECTDKDGKITNVDFYGVNSYQWCGKQTLESSGYDKLIEAYSDYSKPVFFSEFGCNRVLPRTFDEVKALFSKDMYDVFSGGLVYEFTQEPNNYGLVDIKEDGSATILEDFNQLKNHYKGLALPTKKDFMSAMSKNEQIEQASMSNLPLCSTKYENINIITKVAKDLAKPLIKKGISIEKGHFVDLDPENLKSKYKFYDNAGGELPSLNSMRIVNNFDSSKGSKDKSRKPKKNETNKISIVDSVWLCFAIVYIVYQFV, from the coding sequence ATGATGTTCCGAGGTTTACTAATATTGGCGTATTTCTGTTTCAGTTGCATTTTTGTATCAGCAGCATCCATTAACCCCATTGGCATAAGTGGTAAGCGTTTCGTTGATACAGTAACTGGAgaaccatttttcattaaaggaGTTGATTATCAACCAGGCGGTTCCTCAGAGGTAAACAGTGCCCAAGATCCGCTGTCTGATCCAGACACATGTGCACGtgatattatattattcCAAGAACTAGGTATTAATACAGTTAGGATATACTCTGTTAATCCTGAATTAAACCATGATGAATGTATGACAATGCTGGGTATGGCAGgaatatatttaatctTAGATGTAAATTCACCTTTAGAAAATCAACATTTAAATAGATATGAACCATGGACTACGTATAATCAAGATTATTTAGAACATGTATTTCAGGTGGTTGAACAGTTTTCTGGATATAATAATACACTGGGATTCTTTGCAGGTAATGAAGTCATTAATGACAAGAGATCTGCACAATATTCTCCACCTTATGTCAAACAATTGATTGGTGACATGAAAACGTACATAAATCAGCATTGTGACAGAGACATTCCCGTTGGATATTCTGCAGCTGACGATTTAAAGTATAGAGTACCACTGTCTAAATACCTTGAATGCACCGATAAGGATGGTAAAATTACGAATGTTGATTTTTATGGGGTCAATTCATATCAGTGGTGTGGAAAACAAACTTTAGAGAGTTCAGGGTATGATAAGTTGATTGAGGCATATAGCGATTACTCTAAGCCtgtttttttctctgaATTTGGATGTAACAGAGTGCTCCCACGAACATTTGATGAAGTGAAAGCTTTATTCTCCAAGGATATGTATGATGTTTTTAGTGGTGGCTTAGTCTATGAATTCACACAAGAACCTAATAACTATGGATTAGTTGACATTAAAGAAGATGGCAGTGCGACGATATTGGAGGACTTTAATCAGTTGAAGAATCATTATAAAGGTTTAGCATTGCCAACAAAGAAGGATTTCATGTCAGCCATGTCGAAAAATGAACAAATTGAACAAGCTTCAATGAGTAATTTACCATTATGTTCCACGAAGTAcgaaaatataaatatcatTACCAAAGTAGCTAAAGATTTAGCGAAGCCATTGATTAAGAAAGGTATCTCGATAGAGAAAGGCCATTTTGTAGATCTTGATcctgaaaatttgaaatccaaatacaaattttatGATAATGCAGGTGGAGAACTTCCTAGCTTAAATTCCATGAGGATTGTCAACAACTTCGACTCTAGTAAAGGATCTAAGGATAAATCCAGGAaacccaaaaaaaatgaaacgaACAAAATTAGTATAGTCGATTCCGTGTGGTTATGCTTTGCGATAGTGTATATAGTATATCAATTTGTTTAA
- the RFA2 gene encoding Rfa2p (similar to Saccharomyces cerevisiae RFA2 (YNL312W); ancestral locus Anc_3.33) → MATYQPYNEHSSITGGGFEHSDNRSNTNDSTNNTSRPNTLTPVTIKQILNSVQEIQDGPFVTNGQELHYVSFVGVIRNITDHATNIFITIEDGTGQIDVKKWSDDATDMTASQENSDQQEKEYNSQVAQQYQVGTYVTVYGALKEFGGKKNIQYAVIKNVDSFNEIIAHHLEVIKWYAIATGKLPDPSHNQEQYNNNGNSEGQSLFVQENEATDNSNGSPLQRILEFCKTQCEGKDANSFAIPIPLIAQSLNLNEDTVRTCCSTLTEQGFIYPTFDDDNFFAL, encoded by the exons ATGGCAA CTTATCAACCTTATAACGAACATTCATCAATTACTGGTGGCGGATTTGAACATTCAGACAATAGATCAAACACCAACGACTCTACTAATAATACTTCACGTCCAAATACTTTGACTCCCGTAACTATAaagcaaattttgaactCTGTACAGGAAATCCAGGATGGTCCTTTCGTAACAAATGGGCAAGAACTTCATTATGTTTCTTTCGTTGGGGTTATCAGAAATATCACGGACCATGCGaccaatattttcattactaTTGAAGATGGTACTGGACAAATTGATGTAAAGAAATGGAGCGATGATGCAACTGATATGACTGCCAGTCAAGAGAATAGCGATCAGCAAGAAAAGGAATATAATTCACAAGTCGCACAACAATATCAAGTGGGCACATATGTCACAGTGTATGGTGcattaaaagaatttggTGGCAAGAAAAACATTCAATATGCTGTTATTAAAAACGTTGACTCATTCAATGAGATCATAGCACATCACTTAGAAGTGATCAAATGGTATGCTATAGCAACTGGAAAACTTCCCGATCCTTCACATAATCAAGAACAGTATAATAACAATGGCAATAGCGAAGGACAGTCATTGTTTGTACAAGAGAATGAAGCCACTGATAATAGTAATGGATCACCTTTACAAAGAATTCTGGAGTTCTGTAAAACACAATGTGAGGGTAAAGACGCTAACTCGTTTGCCATTCCTATTCCATTAATTGCGCAGTCATTGAACCTTAATGAGGACACTGTAAGAACTTGTTGCTCCACTCTAACAGAGCAAGGCTTCATCTATCCAAcctttgatgatgataattttttcgCTTTATAG
- the EMW1 gene encoding tetratricopeptide repeat-containing protein EMW1 (similar to Saccharomyces cerevisiae YNL313C; ancestral locus Anc_3.32) has protein sequence MDVLLHAHLLLASNVEALEGFNVSEPGLNYARNILSGDSYLVVENLFEQTGKKIEVENPSSEDSTLHAISQFISENFQSNFSASLLLAIALLQCFIQNNFTGPSTPTDLFNIMFQTSERELVNEALLQSLAVSGQPAYELMDNPECIVLALILLEKITNQPSLFDVLRNGEEVAIPEISGTETSGLLSSAHWWRQRAISLHLSLLPEPSGHQPIVASAIMSSIDICHSITKDLPADVTDAFKKNLYTIYYLENVKVSLAINTEHLCLSIFNKSEKLTDFQFVLTGARAKRTKFQQTGHAGLIILAQSNTHDEKDAVSSITPESFELNSELLLERPHFDSIGSEPLDEQIVKKQKFENNGLEDERLLPLAIRQESIPEVLKSLDPNDQPLLSNYDSIQLLLRLYTIRQTSPAKDPLVEEELSALISRIVYQDGPKNWTIFSRSLWERSILETNKAKTIERGLLQMQSLVEELGLKIQTRLVPQNEDDISQSPVPRLKYIHQLPFIPRWNLDSQLAEKYMSLGLLRSAVEIYDRLHMCCESALCYAAVGDEKNAEEILVARIEENPKDARAYSILGNIRQDPSLWEKSWEIGKYVNAKNSLGRYYYNPPANSGITRDYSVALKHLNDSLRQYPLSFETWYFYGCVALECGKMEVASEAFSRCVSLDESHPMSWSNLSAAYVELGKLKEAHSCLKRAVASDSQKNWRIWENYMLVSVKLDEWDDVLLACKQLVHIKRDKVGEGSIDLPIVEKLVELLVSTDYREDTKQQNHFQRTCIEFVCVTLPSVITTSARLWSLVARVELWRRKPWSSLESHERSFRAISHNPDLEIDEKIWNETVEACEDLIAAYESLGEMEGRHGESSLVCRDWKYKARSTIKSLMSRGKGRWEDSDGWERLMEARRQL, from the coding sequence ATGGACGTTTTACTGCATGCACATTTATTATTGGCCTCCAATGTTGAGGCGTTGGAAGGATTCAATGTTAGCGAACCAGGCTTGAATTATGCCAGAAATATATTGAGCGGCGATTCATACTTAGTTGTCGAGAACCTATTCGAACAAACAGGCAAGAAGATCGAAGTCGAGAACCCAAGTTCAGAAGATTCTACTTTACATGCCATATCTCAGTTCATTTCGGAAAACTTCCAGAGCAATTTTAGtgcatcattattattagcCATCGCTTTATTACAATGCTTTATCCAAAACAACTTCACTGGTCCATCAACCCCAACAGACTTGTTTAACATTATGTTCCAAACTTCCGAAAGAGAACTAGTAAATGAAGCCTTACTACAAAGTTTGGCGGTATCTGGTCAACCTGCATACGAACTAATGGACAACCCAGAATGTATTGTTTTAGCTTTGATATTGCTCGAGAAGATCACCAACCAACCAAGTCTTTTTGACGTTTTGAGAAATGGCGAAGAGGTTGCTATCCCCGAAATATCAGGGACTGAGACGTCAGGTCTACTCTCTTCAGCTCACTGGTGGAGACAAAGAGCTATATCTCTGCATCTTTCCTTGTTGCCTGAGCCCTCTGGTCATCAACCAATCGTTGCTTCAGCCATTATGAGTTCAATCGATATTTGTCACTCAATCACCAAAGATCTTCCAGCTGATGTTACAGACGCttttaagaaaaatctTTACACTATTTACTACTTAGAAAATGTTAAGGTCTCATTAGCAATTAATACTGAACACTTATGCCTTTCCATCTTTAacaaaagtgaaaaattaacAGATTTCCAATTTGTTTTGACTGGTGCTCGTGCAAAGAGAACCAAGTTTCAACAAACTGGACACGCTGGGTTAATCATCCTCGCTCAATCAAACACCcatgatgaaaaagatgctGTTTCATCAATTACTCCTGAAAGTTTCGAGCTAAATTCTGAACTTTTACTGGAAAGACCACATTTTGACTCTATTGGCTCTGAGCCTTTGGATGAGCAAATTGTtaagaaacaaaaattcGAAAATAATGGTTTAGAAGATGAGAGACTTTTACCACTTGCCATTCGTCAAGAAAGTATTCCTGAAGTATTGAAAAGTCTAGATCCAAATGACCAACCACTTCTTTCTAATTACGATTCTATTCAGTTACTTTTACGTTTATATACCATTAGACAGACCTCCCCTGCTAAAGATCCCTTggttgaagaagaactGTCAGCATTAATTAGCAGAATTGTTTATCAAGATGGTCCAAAAAATTGGACTATTTTCTCACGTTCGTTATGGGAAAGATCTATTTTAGAAACCAACAAAGCTaaaacaattgaaagagGTTTGTTACAAATGCAATCATTAGTCGAAGAGTTGggtttgaaaattcaaactaGATTGGTGCCACAAAATGAGGATGACATCTCACAATCCCCAGTTCCTAGATTGAAGTACATCCATCAACTACCATTTATTCCACGTTGGAACCTAGACAGTCAGTTGGCGGAAAAATATATGTCTTTGGGTTTGCTCAGATCTGCTGTCGAAATTTACGATAGATTGCATATGTGCTGTGAATCAGCACTGTGTTACGCTGCTGTTggtgatgaaaagaatgcTGAAGAGATTCTTGTCGCAAGAATAGAAGAAAACCCTAAGGATGCTAGAGCCTACTCTATTCTTGGTAATATTAGACAGGATCCATCATTATGGGAAAAAAGTTGGGAAATTGGCAAATATGTCAATGCAAAGAATTCTCTTGGtagatattattataacCCACCTGCTAATTCTGGAATAACAAGAGACTACAGCGTAGCACTTAAGCACTTGAATGACTCATTAAGACAATACCCATTGAGTTTTGAAACGTGGTACTTCTATGGTTGTGTTGCATTAGAATGTGGTAAAATGGAAGTAGCCTCAGAAGCATTTTCAAGATGTGTTTCTTTGGACGAATCTCACCCAATGTCGTGGTCTAATTTAAGTGCTGCTTATGTTGAATTAGGCAAATTAAAGGAAGCACACAGTTGTCTGAAGAGAGCTGTTGCATCCGATTCGCAGAAGAATTGGAGAATTTGGGAAAATTACATGCTTGTTTCAGTTAAATTGGATGAATGGGATGATGTATTATTAGCCTGTAAGCAACTAGTACACATTAAGAGAGATAAAGTAGGTGAAGGTTCTATTGATTTACCAATAGTCGAAAAATTAGTGGAATTATTAGTTTCCACTGATTATCGTGAAGATACAAAGCAGCAAAATCACTTCCAGAGAACATGTATAGAGTTTGTTTGTGTCACCTTACCCTCTGTCATTACTACAAGTGCCAGATTATGGAGCTTGGTCGCTAGAGTGGAGCTATGGCGTAGAAAGCCTTGGAGTTCTTTAGAAAGCCATGAAAGAAGCTTTAGAGCCATTTCTCATAATCCGGATTtagaaattgatgaaaagatcTGGAATGAAACTGTCGAAGCTTGTGAAGATTTAATTGCAGCCTATGAATCTCTAGGGGAAATGGAGGGTAGACATGGAGAGAGCAGTTTAGTATGCAGAGATTGGAAATACAAGGCAAGATCTACAATCAAGTCATTGATGAGTAGAGGAAAAGGTAGATGGGAGGACTCAGATGGTTGGGAAAGACTCATGGAGGCCAGAAGACAACTTTAA
- the HRT1 gene encoding SCF ubiquitin ligase complex subunit HRT1 (similar to Saccharomyces cerevisiae HRT1 (YOL133W); ancestral locus Anc_3.28), producing the protein MSDADKMEIDAEGIEEQQQEAQTESLQKKKKFEIKKWTAVAFWSWDIAVDNCAICRNHIMEPCIECQPKAMTDPDNECVAAWGVCNHAFHLHCINKWIKTRDACPLDNQPWQLARCGR; encoded by the coding sequence ATGAGTGACGCAgataaaatggaaataGATGCAGAAGGTATTGAAGAGCAACAGCAAGAAGCTCAAACTGAATCGCttcagaaaaagaagaagttcgaaatcaaaaaatggaCCGCGGTGGCATTTTGGTCGTGGGATATTGCAGTTGATAATTGTGCTATTTGTAGAAATCATATCATGGAGCCATGCATTGAATGCCAGCCAAAGGCTATGACTGATCCAGATAATGAATGTGTGGCAGCATGGGGTGTCTGTAATCATGCCTTCCATCTTCATTGCATTAATAAATGGATAAAAACCAGAGATGCTTGTCCATTAGATAATCAACCTTGGCAACTTGCTAGATGTGGTAGGTGA
- the TIM11 gene encoding F1F0 ATP synthase subunit e (similar to Saccharomyces cerevisiae TIM11 (YDR322C-A); ancestral locus Anc_5.361), whose protein sequence is MSTINVLRYSALGLGLVVGFKTDWSLRSAAKRKKQELEYQEQVKLIEEARAEYAKLYSPMIAKQGNVDFEDPNLDYAAVIMNAVTSLKST, encoded by the coding sequence ATGTCCACAATCAATGTTCTCAGGTATTCTGCATTAGGCCTTGGCCTGGTAGTAGGTTTTAAGACGGACTGGTCTTTAAGGTCGGCAGcgaagaggaagaagcaGGAGCTGGAATATCAGGAACAGGTCAAATTGATCGAAGAAGCAAGGGCAGAATATGCTAAGTTATACAGCCCAATGATAGCAAAACAGGGTAACGTAGATTTCGAGGATCCAAATCTGGACTATGCTGCGGTCATTATGAATGCTGTGACATCATTGAAGTCGAcctga
- the MRPL35 gene encoding mitochondrial 54S ribosomal protein mL38 (similar to Saccharomyces cerevisiae MRPL35 (YDR322W); ancestral locus Anc_5.360): MANQIFKRLLTNSSIARNSGSPTTHVWSDFTSRSRSLEISSKKIKESLLKGTPATGPPTIHRKFNRYKYKSPEYIDETFKISLDFLEQRASESYHYAKLQKNPKLREELLVKAEINNPEVQYNFQFSDKLDNNPNLIDYEQPVYRYLGKKNWESYGQMLLMQRLETLNVIPDTLPTLLPKVDVNVKFPYSTGINKWIEQGEILSSNVTSMEPVIKIQEFELINPEQLYSILIVNPDEPDLSNDSFKTTLCYGLANLKVSYNDNIIDTRKISESNLLAEYSPPVTEKNAGIQRYSVWVFRQNIDNDGKCIHIDIPNTKLDRNNFNIREFVKHNQLEAVGAHVWRSEWDSNVKNVRESYGLPAGRVFSRVRI; this comes from the coding sequence ATGGCAAATCAGATCTTTAAGAGGTTGTTGACTAACTCATCGATAGCCAGAAATAGTGGTAGTCCGACGACACATGTCTGGTCGGACTTTACAAGTAGATCTAGATCATTAGAGATTAgctcaaaaaaaataaaggaGTCATTATTAAAAGGAACACCTGCTACAGGTCCACCAACAATACATAGGAAGTTCAACCGTTATAAGTACAAATCACCGGAATATATAGATGAGacatttaaaatttctttggaTTTCCTCGAGCAAAGGGCATCAGAAAGTTATCATTATGCTAAATTGCAGAAGAACCCCAAACTTAGGGAGGAACTACTTGTGAAAgctgaaattaataatcCAGAAGTACAATATAACTTTCAATTTAGTGATAAACTGGATAACAACCCGAATCTGATTGATTATGAGCAGCCTGTGTATAGATATCTAGGCAAAAAGAATTGGGAGTCATATGGCCAGATGCTATTGATGCAACGATTAGAAACATTGAATGTAATACCAGACACCCTTCCAACACTACTGCCAAAAGTGGATGTCAATGTGAAGTTTCCTTACTCTACTGGTATAAATAAATGGATAGAGCAAGGcgaaattttatcttcaaatgtaACGTCTATGGAACCAGTAATTAAGATTCAAGAATTCGAGCTTATCAATCCTGAACAATTATATTCAATACTTATTGTTAATCCCGATGAACCtgatttatcaaatgattCATTCAAAACTACATTATGTTATGGGCTGGCAAACTTGAAAGTTAGTTATAACGATAATATCATTGATACTAGAAAAATCAGTGAATCCAATCTACTAGCAGAATATTCCCCCCCAGTTACTGAAAAGAATGCGGGTATACAGAGATATTCTGTGTGGGTATTTAGGCAGAACATAGATAATGATGGGAAGTGTATACATATCGATATCCCAAATACTAAGCTTGAtagaaataatttcaatatcaggGAATTCGTTAAACACAATCAATTAGAGGCTGTTGGTGCTCATGTCTGGAGAAGTGAATGGGACTCAAACGTGAAGAACGTCAGAGAATCGTATGGGCTTCCAGCTGGTAGAGTCTTTAGTAGAGTTCGTATATAA